Part of the Salvia splendens chloroplast, complete genome genome, TTTTCCCCAGTTCAAATCCGGGTGTCGCCTAAATCACCAAAAAACTCGAAATCATAATCGATTTATTGGATTGGTTTCTCAATAGTGTTCGGTAGAACCCATTTTTGACTCTGCGACATTAATTCCACTATTATTACGGAGGAATAATTCCTTCGTATTTATAGAAATTAGGGGGCATAATGCACATGGATATAGTAAGTCTCGCTTGGGCTGGTTTAATGGTAGTCTTTACATTTTCCCTTTCACTCGTAGTGTGGGGAAGAAGTGGACTTTAGAAGTACTACTAATTGAGTTCAGGAACCAAACCCGCTTGTTTTATAGATCGTTCTGCAACGCATTTTGAATTATTTAAAATAAAATGAATTTGGAATCCCATTGGATTCCAATGGAGTAATCTATGATAGGAATCATACTCTTTCAATCCAAGAGATATTTCATTGATTCCCGTCTTTGGACTTCGAAAAGAAAGGGATTCAGATGATTGGAAATTTATTCCAACCTAAAATTCTTCCGAAATTTTCTATTTCAATCAACGGGCATGGGCTCTTACTATCTTTATAGGCGGATACTAAGGAAGACCGTACCTTTTTCTTTTTTTTTATTTCCCTCTTGACTCTTCAAAAAAGAAGTCGGTTTGTTAAGCGTATCCGCACTTCTATAAGAAATGATATAGAGATAGTGGTTGTTTAAGGAGAGACTGGGCAATAATAAGATCTTGCCTCGGGCGGGTTACATATCGGGCATTTACCCTTTGGTTTCTATTCTAATTTTAGAAAGGCGGTTTATACTTTATCGCCTTATTTCATATGGCGTTAAAAATAGGCGAGGTTTCCCCTTCCTTATTAGGAAAAGGAAAGGAATTAGAATCCTAAAATAAGAATTATTTCAGATTGAGCGGAACAAATAGATGTAGCAAATTTGGTCTTATGTCAATTCCATAGAATATATAGAATATATTGATATGGAAATGGAATTAATATACACATATAGGAAGAGAATATTGCAGATTGATATATAGAAACTTAAGCGTTTATCTTTATTCTAGATTACAGCTTTATAGACTAAGAGATAGATAGTATGGTAGAAAAATGAATTTTTCTACCATACTATCTATCTCTTAGATAATTTCCGATTATAGTGTGCTCATTTCATTTAAGTTAAGACGTGAAATTGGATCCCTTTCATTTTACTTCGTAAATTTTGGATAAGAACTTGGAAGGAAAGTTTGATTCAAATTCATTTGAAAATGCAATCGAATTAATCATTTTGACTGACTGTTTTTACGTAAATGATAAGTAGAAAGGCGGTAGGAACTAGAATGAATAGTGCAGTAGCAATAAATGCAAGAATATTTACTTCCATAATCTCATCGGTTTTTTACTTCGCAATAACTCGGGATTTAATCCCCTAGAGATGATAAATCTATCGTCTGTAAATTCAATGAATGAATTACCTCTCGATGATCTTGAACCGGATCACTATCATGAATAACAATATCTGATCTATCAAATCAACCCGCCGTCAAGACTTGAATAGTATAACATAGGAAGTTCTTTTATCCATACCGAATCAAAATTGGGATTCCTAACTCAATTACTCCAAAATGATATTTATCATCCGTTTCCTTGTTTTTTCTATAACCCACCTTGCGTTTTCCTTGGACAATCTTCTGATGAAGGATCATCAGGTTCATAGAAAGGGAAAAATAGATTTTTGTATTTATTGGATCCGTCGGGACTGGCGGGGCTCGAACCCGCAGCTTCCGCCTTGACAGGGCGGTGCTCTAACCGATTGAACTACAATCCCAGGGAAATAAGGGATCTGGCAGAAATTTTGATTCTTTTTTATCTTCGTATGGCGTATGGGGTTAAAGGACAAGGGGTTTTAGACTATCTCATGGTAGATTGATGCGGTTTATTGGGCCGAGCTGGATTTGAACCAGCGTAGACATATTGCCAACGAATTTACAGTCCGTCCCCATTAACCGCTCGGGCATCGACCCAGGAAGAATCCATTAAATTTTTTTATCGGCTTATTGGTAATCCATGATCAACTTCCTTTCGTAGTACCCTACCCCCAGGGGAATTCGAATCCCCGCTGCCTCCTTGAAAGAGAGATGTCCTAAACCACTAGACGATGGGGGCCACCTTGACCAACCGCCCTCATACTATGATCATAGTATGATCCGTTTTTTAAAATTGTCAATATAACGGAATGATCAGATCCGAGGGATCTTTCCGTTTTTCATAATTGTATAGAATTTTTGTATTCGTCATTCATATTTATGAATCGTTCATTAGAATCAGCATTCTCTATATAAATCTGGCGGGATCAAGAAGTTATCAAAAATTTTGTTTAAAACTTTTCGTTCAAGGGGACAAGTAGAATCTCTTCATCACATGATTCAATGTAATATATCAAAATTTTTGATATCGAATTGGTAAGTGTACGTGTATGTTATGTATCAATGAAGTGAATTTGGTTTTAATAAGGATTACCTCAATAAAAGAAATTAGGGCCGGCCTTGTCTTGACACAATTCATTTTACCCCGACTTTCTAGGCAAATCCATTTGATTATAGCCACTATGAGTCTATTGTATATTACTGTATATACTTATATATAATATATGTGCATATAGGGATTTTATCTACAGAGTGACTCGTTCGGGAATTAAATAAAATAAGCCCTTTTAACTCAGTGGTAGAGTAACGCCATGGTAAGGCGTAAGTCATCGGTTCAAATCCGATAAAGGGCTTTTCTTTTTTCAAAAAAAATTTCCTAAAAGTCCAGTCATAGTAGAGATCTTTTTTTTGGAATACAAAGAGAACTAACCAGATAGATAATAGGTTACCATTATACTGAGTTAGAGTTTAGAGTATAGTAGTTCTAGTTATAAGGTGGAATATTTCTTCGAGAAATTTTCATGCTTATATGAATAAGCACAAGTCGCCTCTTGAATCGGCAAAGACCTCTCTTTTCCATTCTACCTAGCAAATCCCATTGGAAAGATTCGAAATCAACAAAAGAAAAAGTAAGTGGACCTGACCCATTGAATTATAACCATATCCACTATTCTGATATTAAAATTCGATAGAGATGAAATTTGAATTAGAACAGTTCACCCGCCTCACTTTTTAATTTCATTTCTTTGGACTTGGAAAGAATTTGTTGATAGTTCCGATTCAATCTTCTTGTTCCTATATTTTCTACGGGAACAAGTTATTATCCCCTTCCTTTACAGGGAACTCTTTCT contains:
- the petN gene encoding cytochrome b6/f complex subunit VIII, which codes for MDIVSLAWAGLMVVFTFSLSLVVWGRSGL
- the psbM gene encoding photosystem II protein M, producing MEVNILAFIATALFILVPTAFLLIIYVKTVSQND